CCGACCGCGGTCGCCGCTGCGCACCCGTCGGCGTCGGTCGCCTGGGCGGCGTTGGCCGAAGACGCGCTCGACGACGACAAGGCCGTCACCGCTTACGCCTACGCCCGCACCGGCTACCACCGTGGCCTGGATCAATTGCGCCGCAACGGCTGGAAGGGCTTTGGCCCGGTGCCGTTCTCGCACGAACCCAACCGTGGCTTTCTGCGTTGCGTTGCGGCGCTGGCCCGCGCGGCCGACGCCATCGGCGAAACCGACGAGCAGGCGCGGTGTCTGGATCTGCTCGACGACTGCGACCCGTCGGCCCGCGAGCGCCTCGGCCTCAGCTAGAAGCCGGGCGCGCATTCGTCGTCCCCGGCCGGATCGATCTGGATCGTGGCGTGGTCGAGTCCACGCGCGGCCAGCACGGACTGGGCGTCGTGCAGGATCCGTCCCGAGCCGTCGCGGCTGGCCAGGTGGGCGGTCACCATGTCCTTTCCCGGCACCAGGGTCCACACGTGCAGGTCGTGGACTTCGGTGACCCCGTCGACCGCCGCCAGCGCCGCCCGCAGTTCGTCGACGTCGATGTGGCTGGGCGAGGCTTCGGACAGGATGCGCAGTGCGCCCGCGGCCAGCGACAGCGCCCGCGGCAGCACCCACAGCGCCACCAGCACGGCGACCACCACATCGGCGTAGGGCCAGTGGGTGGTGAGCGTGACGACACCCGCGATCAGGACGCCGATGCTGCCTACGGTGTCGGCGATGACCTCCATGTAGGCGCCCTTGACGGCCAGGCTCTCCGTGGAATGCGAGCGCAGGAGCAGCGCCACGACGGCATTGGTGGCCAGCCCGGTCAGCGCGACGGCGATCATCGGTGCGCCGGGCACTTCCGGCGCCTGGCCGATGCGCCCGATCGCCTCACGCAGGATCAGCGTG
The sequence above is a segment of the Candidatus Mycobacterium wuenschmannii genome. Coding sequences within it:
- a CDS encoding DUF3151 domain-containing protein → MTPMHDLLGPDPIRLPGDPEAEDQLEAGDNPTAVAAAHPSASVAWAALAEDALDDDKAVTAYAYARTGYHRGLDQLRRNGWKGFGPVPFSHEPNRGFLRCVAALARAADAIGETDEQARCLDLLDDCDPSARERLGLS
- a CDS encoding cation diffusion facilitator family transporter, whose product is MGAGHDHASPGTPAPRLAIATALLGAFFVVELTTALLIGSISLLADAGHILTDVAATFMGLCAVILAARGSTSPARTYGWHRAEVFTAVANAVLLIGVATLILREAIGRIGQAPEVPGAPMIAVALTGLATNAVVALLLRSHSTESLAVKGAYMEVIADTVGSIGVLIAGVVTLTTHWPYADVVVAVLVALWVLPRALSLAAGALRILSEASPSHIDVDELRAALAAVDGVTEVHDLHVWTLVPGKDMVTAHLASRDGSGRILHDAQSVLAARGLDHATIQIDPAGDDECAPGF